In a genomic window of Methylovirgula sp. 4M-Z18:
- the gpt gene encoding xanthine phosphoribosyltransferase translates to MSEPAQAKVFPVSWDQFHRDARALAWRLAGAGPFEAIVCITRGGLVPAAIVARELGTRIIETVCIASYHEYTEQGELMVLKGLSPEVIKLGDGKGVLVVDDLVDTGKTATVVRNMLPNAHFATVYAKPLGRPLVDTFITEVSQDTWIYFPWDMGLSFQPPIAKGSQG, encoded by the coding sequence ATGAGCGAGCCAGCCCAGGCTAAAGTCTTTCCGGTCTCGTGGGACCAGTTTCATCGCGACGCCCGGGCGCTGGCCTGGCGGCTGGCGGGGGCGGGGCCGTTCGAGGCGATCGTATGCATCACCCGCGGCGGTCTCGTCCCCGCGGCCATCGTCGCCCGCGAACTCGGCACGCGGATCATCGAGACCGTGTGCATCGCGAGCTACCACGAATATACGGAGCAGGGCGAACTCATGGTGCTGAAAGGCCTGTCGCCGGAGGTGATCAAGCTCGGCGACGGCAAGGGCGTGCTGGTGGTGGATGACCTTGTCGACACCGGCAAGACCGCGACGGTGGTGCGCAACATGCTGCCGAACGCCCATTTCGCCACTGTTTACGCCAAGCCGCTCGGCCGGCCGTTGGTGGACACATTTATTACAGAGGTGTCGCAGGACACCTGGATCTATTTCCCCTGGGACATGGGCCTGAGCTTCCAGCCCCCCATCGCCAAGGGCTCGCAGGGCTAG
- a CDS encoding arylamine N-acetyltransferase family protein produces MAHSFDLDAYLERVAYHGPANPDYATLSGLLMSHMNHIHFENIDVLLGRPIRLDLASLGEKIVRGRRGGYCFEQATLFLAALNALGFDATPHTARVTLVLKPHEAPRGHMYIRVRLPEGDFIADPGLGGVGCRAPIPLNGAPVQEGNESYSFASNERCLTLKIDSPDRKINAWIAGFDEDNWVDFEVANHWVATHAASPFVNRLMMRAMIPGGRVTVMNRDVTLRRGDKIETLQLESRSELRRLVQTHFGFDYAEIDHIRIPSLGDWA; encoded by the coding sequence ATGGCGCACAGCTTTGATCTCGACGCCTATCTTGAGCGAGTCGCGTATCATGGGCCGGCAAATCCCGATTACGCGACGCTCAGCGGTTTGTTGATGTCGCATATGAATCATATTCATTTTGAGAATATCGATGTTTTGCTTGGACGTCCCATACGTCTCGATCTTGCTTCGTTAGGCGAAAAGATCGTAAGAGGCCGGCGCGGGGGCTATTGTTTCGAGCAAGCTACGCTGTTCCTCGCGGCCCTAAACGCTCTCGGCTTTGATGCGACCCCACACACCGCTCGCGTAACGCTCGTTCTGAAACCGCATGAGGCACCGCGAGGGCACATGTACATTCGCGTCCGGTTGCCGGAAGGTGACTTTATCGCCGATCCGGGGCTGGGCGGCGTCGGCTGCCGCGCTCCCATCCCGCTCAATGGGGCGCCGGTCCAGGAAGGTAATGAGTCCTATAGCTTCGCAAGCAACGAGCGTTGTCTAACGCTGAAGATCGACAGTCCGGACCGGAAGATCAACGCATGGATCGCTGGATTTGACGAAGACAATTGGGTCGATTTCGAGGTCGCGAACCATTGGGTTGCGACGCACGCTGCCTCCCCTTTTGTCAATCGGCTTATGATGCGTGCGATGATTCCCGGTGGTCGGGTCACTGTGATGAATCGTGATGTGACGCTTCGCCGAGGTGACAAGATCGAGACGCTCCAACTTGAAAGTAGATCGGAGTTACGTCGGTTGGTGCAAACGCACTTTGGGTTCGACTATGCCGAGATCGATCATATACGTATCCCATCCCTAGGTGACTGGGCTTAG
- a CDS encoding LuxR C-terminal-related transcriptional regulator → MTKANVADAAQPVIRVAVIEDDPAALERISAALEAAPDICVVGTAPNVATGKVLIDCCDFDVLLCDLGLPDGSGMPLIRHAARKAAAIDIMVITIFADQDKVLGSIKAGARGYLLKDERFDSCAESIREVRRGGSPISPVIARQLLKEFQPSEQDADKKGLELLSKRELEVLKLLARGFSFIEIGDILKIGRSTVATYVKNIYQKLEVNSRSEAVFEATSMGVINMPR, encoded by the coding sequence ATGACAAAAGCAAATGTTGCAGACGCAGCCCAGCCCGTAATCCGAGTTGCTGTCATTGAAGACGATCCCGCCGCCCTCGAGCGCATCAGCGCCGCTCTCGAGGCGGCACCAGATATTTGTGTCGTCGGCACCGCACCTAACGTTGCAACCGGAAAGGTCCTTATAGATTGCTGTGACTTTGACGTGCTGTTGTGCGATTTGGGGCTTCCAGACGGTTCCGGCATGCCCCTCATCCGTCACGCAGCCCGGAAGGCCGCTGCCATCGATATTATGGTCATCACGATTTTTGCCGATCAGGACAAGGTGCTGGGAAGCATCAAGGCCGGTGCACGAGGCTATCTTTTAAAAGATGAGCGCTTCGACAGTTGTGCTGAGAGCATTCGCGAAGTGCGCCGCGGTGGATCGCCGATAAGCCCCGTCATCGCCCGTCAATTGCTCAAGGAATTTCAGCCGTCAGAACAGGATGCCGATAAGAAAGGCCTGGAACTGCTCTCGAAGCGAGAGCTCGAAGTGCTCAAGCTGCTTGCACGCGGATTCTCTTTCATCGAGATCGGCGATATTCTGAAGATCGGTCGGAGTACCGTGGCTACATATGTCAAGAATATCTATCAGAAGCTCGAGGTAAATTCGCGCTCGGAGGCCGTGTTCGAAGCCACCAGCATGGGCGTCATAAATATGCCGCGCTAA